The Penicillium oxalicum strain HP7-1 chromosome V, whole genome shotgun sequence genomic interval ccctccttccgaTCTATTTCAACCTCCCCTTACCAGTTCCGGTCACGGTAGTTTAGTTAGTTGTCATGTCGGCTGGTCGGGTGCCCGGGGGCTACGGTCAGACAGTAGGAGTATTGGAGGGTGTACATCCAAGTGTGAGTATGCCCTAGGCTCTTCATAGGGATATTCTTTTTGACCTTGGGAAAGTGTTCGTATTGAGGATACTCTATAGCTGAAGTCTAGGAATACATATCACCTATTGAATAAGTATATGATCATATCAGCGAATATATACATAGGTGGAAAGATACGAATCGTCTAAAATGTAATACGTAGGTACTCGATAATTGATCTACGAGTTCAAATCACCATCAACTACAGTAGTACATATAGGTACTCAATTGTCCCTAACCTATCTTCAATCACCATCTGCTCGATCCATGATGACTTACATACATCTGCAGGTGATGCATAATGCGTTCTGTGCCCTAAGAAAActgttttttgtttgttttttccttGCACTCCCGGCCTTCATGGATCCCCGGGCCGCTGGTACCTATGGAGGCGGCAGCTGCAGATGCAGCTGTacccgttttttttttatataAAAAAATGGATTTTGGGGGAATCATTTGTTTTATTATGATAACCAATAGGAATAGATGTATTACTTTTCTTGGTTCCCCTTGATTGTAGATCGTGTAGATCAAATAGTAAGACTGGTTGATCTATTTACCCAGATTGAAAGCACAGAGTGATAAATTGATGGTATGGGAAGATTCATCCGATCTTCTAGTATTGATGTCGAGAGTGGACAGATATTCCCCCGTAGAAGATGAGTTGAGTGAAGAGGTGTGGAAGCAGGGTGCCGATGCTGGCTGGGTGGCGGATTGATTTTTACATTTACATGTGAATTTGAGATGTACAGTAGAGTCGAACCTTGGATATGAAGAACTGGAGTAGGTACAGAAGCATCACGATCGTGACCCTTGCTTCCTCTCGGTACCTCTGGAGGATTGCTCATGTTGAAATTCATTCTCGTTTCATGTACATCATGCGGGGATCCGACGCTCCAACGCTGTGAGAGGATGGGCGCAAGTTTCATCAACCATGGGATGACTGGGACACACAAAATTGATCTGGAGGGGAGATCATTGCTGCGAGGCCAAGCTTTTCTTCAACAAGCTTCTCAATATCGATGTCTCCgccattctcatctcccatctcccatctccatgCCCACCGGTCCTCAACACACCCATCTCTCCAGTGTGAAAATCACGCGCCCGCTCGTCAAATCAACTAGTCTAATTAAGAGGATAAAGgtcaaaaaggccaaggagggggggggggaacaagAAAGACGGCCTCCACGacacgaaaaaaaacccaCCCGAGGGAAACAAAACGCCCGCCGACCGCCACAAtgcaaaaaaagacaaaaaggaggaagcccttcttcaagaaaCGAGGAGGCATGCTGAGCTGAAACAAATGTGTGTCCCGAGATCTTCGTTGAAAATCACTCGGGTATATcatgcaaaaagaaaaaagccaacTTTTCTCTATCACGAACAAAACGAAAAATCGAAGCAAAGGTCAGGCTCACCCAATGGCAAGCCCCTAAAAAAACAGAAATCCAGCGAAATAGGCCAAAGGGGATATCTCAAACGACAAAATGGTACGTTCTATGTCCTCCCTTCCGGGGCATTTTATTCCAGGAAGGTGAACATGCTAGTGTGGATGATGTTGAGGGCACGGTCGGCATCGCGTTCTTCGATGACACAGGAGATGTTGATTTCACTGGCACCTGCAGGAGAAAGACACATCAAGGCCACGCGTCAGTCGattgtctttgccttttttttccctacAAGGGATGATCAAGGGAGACGAGGGGCGACATGGTAGGAGGCGACCCAGAGAGGGcggtagagagagagagcacaAAAAATAAAGGTGGAGGGTGGGATGGGGCGGGATCGGGATTTGACATCAATTTGATGAGGGGATGGACAAGTGTCTTACCTTGTGAGATCATCTCAATATTCACATTGTTCTCACCCAATGTAGTGAACATACGTCCCGCAACTCCAATCATATTCTTCATCTGTTTGCCAACCAGGCTGAGAATGGCCATGTCGGGAATGATATCGACCGTGCCGTACTTGGTCAGGTCGTTGAGCGCACCCTTGAGAGAATCATCAATCACTTGATAATCATCACGGCCATTACCATTCAGCAAGGGCAATTCCGAGTGGAGAGCCATCGAGACGTGGACTTCACTCGTGGAGATCAAATCGATCGACAAGCGCCACTTATCCAGAATGGAAAAGATCCCTGCAAAGAAGCCATGTGACAAGGACCGCTTGTTCGAGTGCACGTTGATCACCAAGATCTTGTGCTTGATGGTCACCGCGGTGGGTCGCTTGGGCTTCTGCATCAGGCTAGGACTGCGAGTGCGGAAAAGACGAGGGTCGTGACCAGGCGTGTCCCgctccagctcggcggcAGAATCGGGGAAGATCACAGTGCCGCGGTTCTTCGGGTTCATCACGTTCTTGATCCGAATGGGGATCTTGGCGCGAATGACTTGCTCCATGGTGAACGGGTGGATAACCTCGGATCCATAAAAGGTCAACTCGGCAGCTTCAGCGGGAGTGATGGTCGGGAGGAGTCGCGCCGTCGGGACCTTACGCGGATCGGCCGTGAAGATGCCATCCACCTCCTTCCACACCTGCAACTCTTTGGCGTGAGTGCCCACGGCGACGAGGGCGGCACACAGATCGGTATAGCCACGGCCGACCTGATCCAGCAGGCCACCGGGAATGGTGCCAAAGTACCCTGTGATGACCGGCACCCGGTGCTCACAGTCCGCGACCAGCTTACCCAGAGCAGCCGCCAGAGAATTGTAAAAGTCCTGATCCAGACCATTCGGACCAATGGGGAAGTCAATCACCTCAGCCAGATCGACGTATTGTGAGTCGACCCCACGGTCCTGGAGAAACGCGGCCATGAGCCGACAGCTCAGCTTCTCACCCGCGCTCATCACCTTGTCCACACATCGCGCGCTGATCTCCCCAAGGGTTTGCGCGGCCTCAAGAACTTTCAAAACCTTCTGGCATTCGGTGTTGATGTCGGCAATGACTTGATCCCGTAGTTCCGAGGACTGAATCTGTTCCTGCACCACTTGCACGTGCTCCGAGCGGACGGCTTCGACGAAAGTGTGGTATTGCTGAGAATGGGAGCTTTCAGCATCCCGGGCTGCCCGCAGTAACCTATATGTCCATGTCAAAGAGACATCAGCTGGTGCTCAACACGATTGACCTGATACTGGCCGTGACCTGCGTAGCGTGCATTTGCATCTGCAGGTTGGTACAAGTATTCCATCGAGCGTTTTGATGACTCACCGGTTTGTAGTACCCTCTGCTTTGGTCGAGCTGCTTCTGGCGGAGCATACAACAGCGACCCTGTTGTCAACCAGGCTGGGTCTGTTTCACATGCCAGATCCACTTGTCAGCCCACATGTACTTCACGATGATGAATTGCAGACCCAAGGTGAGTTCTGATATGCCAAAGATCGTTCGGGGGATGGGAGGCACCGGGGGGAGCTCCCAGGAGGGGAAGTCATTGCTCACGTACTGGACCACCTGCTCAATGATATTCAACGCAAACTTGCCGACACTGGTGCCGCCGAATTTTTGTACCACCCAATTGCTGTGGCCGGCCCCATTGGCCACAGGGTATGATTCTGAAGAGGTCATTGCCAATGTACTCCCAGGCTTGAACGGTCCCAGACTTTGAAATTCCAAACGATTGACCAGATTGCTGTCGACACAAGACAAGAACacggaaagaaaagagaattgggggaggggaaagcgaAAGCGGAGGAGTGGGCCGGCTGCGGCGCTGGGcgtcttttttcttttggagTCATTTTTTTGCGGTGACTCAACTTTGGTGACCCGCTCTCCTCGATCCAATTCGGGGATACGCTCCAGTCACCGCCCTATTCTGCTGGTAGAATGATGTCGCGAGGTCGGAGGTACCCCGCCAAACAGGTGACCGCTCGGGATGAGAGACCAATTACCATCACTCAATGCAATCACGCAATCGGGCCCCTCGTCTACGATAAGCACGATACGCACGGGTCACAAAGTAAGGTAAGCAAATCAAGCAGGGTAAGCAGTGTGGATGGGCTCTGTGAAAGATGACGCACGGGTCTCGACGATAATTTCGGTACGGGAGGGTGGTTGATGACGGGAATTGGACCACAAAATTGACTTTCCAGAATACGAACTATATAGAGAGACTTAAAGACCAGACCTGAGATGAAAGGTATCTGAAAATAACTATAGACACACCATCGCGAGAATCTTGGTGTTGATCTGCTCACACTGAGACGACACCCCTACAAGTAAAGTTCTTCTGAAGGTATAGGTGAAAATGGCAAAGATAAAGAGAACACGGCAGCACACGAGCTATTGCAGCGCGCAAAGGTAAGCGTTCGAGGGGCCCAATTTGCTTACCTCGTGGTCTCGTTTGAACCTTGAAAACGTTTGACATGGATGTAAGAAACCTAAGCTTCCGAAATGCATGAGCAGGGGCTAATCGGGCGATGACTGGAGCCGCTTTTGCGTTAAAAGTACGGAGAATGTTGAATGGTTTGGCTTCGACGCCACAATATCCGGTAATatctcatcttcaattccttcttgctcttgctgctAATCAGCACACTAGCCCCTATAAAGAACAATTCGCAATTGCCGAATTCTGTCAGCAAGCGCAAGCCCTGCGTAGACCGGCCTTGAAAAGATACTGGCTAGCTGATAGCAGCTCACTTACGATAAGCTTATGGCTTAGAACTTCTTGACGAGAGGTTGGTAGGTTTCGTTCCATTGGCTAAGGTTGATCATCGAAGAAGTCACGAGGTAGACTGCAACAGCACATTCAGCCGACGGAAGGTGTCCTGGCATTGAAATGAAGTGGGCATCCGGGGCAGTGATGCAAGTAAAATATGTTCCAGTATGCAAGAAGTATAAGAATCTCCCTATGGAGCCATCTTCAATCCTCGCTTGTTCATTTTTAATATCTCACAATATGCAAGCAAATGCTTACCACCCATACACCCATGCCTAGGATTCTGTTGTAGCGCGTGGCAAGAGTGGGTCCTGGATGAGAGTGGATTATCTTAATCTGTGGGGAGGTTCTCAACCTACAGTAGCTCAATCATTCTCTTTTCATGTTTTACTCACAAGACTCTCGCGCAAAGAACACAGGATAGACGATGTCATtgacattttttttcaattcgatGGAATATGTTCTCAATATCGAATTCCCATATCAATTCATCTCTGCTCGAAATATGTGTTTTGAGATCAAAGTTCATCAAGACTCGGTGGCCGCGTCCCCACAAGGTTCCACTGGTAGAGAAAGAGGCTGTCTTGGCATCAACTGTCCTCGACGTCGAGAGTTTTCACGCATCAACAGCTTGAGTGGTCGAGTCCCGCCCTCCTCAAACAATGGACTTTTGGGACTCCAGCTGAGGACGAGTATTCTGAGCACAGTTGGTGAGCCAGTATCAGACATCTTCTGAATTAAGCGGTGGAGGCAAGAGATAAAATCAGCGGAGTATTGTGGGTCAATGGCTTGCAGCTGCACAATCATATACACTACTGTCAAC includes:
- a CDS encoding Aspartokinase; translation: MTSSESYPVANGAGHSNWVVQKFGGTSVGKFALNIIEQVVQYVSNDFPSWELPPVPPIPRTIFGISELTLGLQFIIVKYMVAVVCSARSSSTKAEGTTNRLLRAARDAESSHSQQYHTFVEAVRSEHVQVVQEQIQSSELRDQVIADINTECQKVLKVLEAAQTLGEISARCVDKVMSAGEKLSCRLMAAFLQDRGVDSQYVDLAEVIDFPIGPNGLDQDFYNSLAAALGKLVADCEHRVPVITGYFGTIPGGLLDQVGRGYTDLCAALVAVGTHAKELQVWKEVDGIFTADPRKVPTARLLPTITPAEAAELTFYGSEVIHPFTMEQVIRAKIPIRIKNVMNPKNRGTVIFPDSAAELERDTPGHDPRLFRTRSPSLMQKPKRPTAVTIKHKILVINVHSNKRSLSHGFFAGIFSILDKWRLSIDLISTSEVHVSMALHSELPLLNGNGRDDYQVIDDSLKGALNDLTKYGTVDIIPDMAILSLVGKQMKNMIGVAGRMFTTLGENNVNIEMISQGASEINISCVIEERDADRALNIIHTSMFTFLE